Genomic window (Parafrankia discariae):
CTGGTACCTGCGGTACGCGCTGTCCTACCGGGATGTCGAGGAGCTCCTCGCCGAACGCGGCCTCGATGTTGATCACGTCACGGTGTATCGGTGGGTGCGGCGCTTCACGCCTCTGCTGGTCGAGGCTGCTCGGCCGTGTCGGCACCGGCCCGGGGACAGGTGGTTCGTCGATGAAACGTACGTCAAGGTCGCCGGCCGATGGACCTACCTCTACCGGGCCGTCGA
Coding sequences:
- a CDS encoding IS6 family transposase; amino-acid sequence: MSEFAGFRFPPEVIVLAVRWYLRYALSYRDVEELLAERGLDVDHVTVYRWVRRFTPLLVEAARPCRHRPGDRWFVDETYVKVAGRWTYLYRAVDQHGQVIDVLASTRRDQAAAQRFFGRALTQGRRPAEVTTDKAPVYPRILDELLPEA